A segment of the Streptomyces diastaticus subsp. diastaticus genome:
CCTCCACGAAGGTGTGGACGCGCCGCGCCCGCCCGTAGGCCAGGCGCGGCGAGTGGGCGTCGGGCAGCCTGGGCAGGTGGGCGTGGCGGAAGCCGGGGGGCGAGGAGAGCACCAGCTCGCGGTTGCTGTGCGCCTCCTTGCGTGCGATCCACCGGTTGAAGGTCTCCACCCGGAGCGTGGCCGGGGGCGGGGGCCGGTAGAAAGCGTCGGGTTCCACCCCGGCCGGCGGCTCTCCGCCGGCCGTGGTGGAGGTGATGTCGTGCAGCGTCAGCACCGACTCGCTGCCGAAGCCGAAGCACCGGGAGAGGACGGTGAGTTCGTCGCCGAAGGTCAGGCTCCGCAGGTGGAAGTCGCCGCTGCCGCGGACCCGGTAGTAGTGGAAGGCCAGGTAGGTCGGGGAGCCGGCGGCGTCGCGCGCGCCGAGGACGTCGGTGTCGCACAGTGCCCCCACCGCCTCCCAGCTCCAGTCCCCCACCTGTCCGAGGAAGAGTGAGTTGTGTCCGCACATGGCGGGCTTGACGGCCAGTCTGCGACGCACCGTGCCGGAGCCGAGCACGTCGAACGCGGGTGACACGCCGTGGTCCGCCTCGGGGTGCCGCGTCACCGCCCCTCCTTCCGGACCGCCCGGTCGCGTTCCTCCAGGAACCCGGCCAGCAGGCGGTTGAAGCGCTCGGCGGAGGTCAGGCTGGGGAAGTGCCCGGCGTTCTCGAACTCCTCGTAACGCACGTCCGGCAGTGTTCCGTGGAGCAGGTGCCCGGTCTTCAGCGGCACGACGGTGTCGTGCCGTCCGTGCACGATCAGCGCGGGGACACCGAGACCACCGAGTCTCGGCAGCAGGTTCGGCGCGGCGTCGAACTCGTCGAGGTAGCGCAGCCCGATCCGGCCGTCCAGGCTCTCGCAGCGCAGCAGCAACTGCTCGAAGTGCGCACGCCGTTCGGCGGCCTCCTCGGTGCCCGGCTGGGCCAGGAGCCGGTCGAAGTCCTCGCCCGCCACCAGTTCGAGACGGTTCATCTCTCCCCGGCGGTTGCCCACCTTGTACGAGCCGCCGATCAGCGTCACCGACGCCGTGAGGCGGGGGTGCCGCAGCGCGAACTCCAGCGCGGGCAGCGCGCCGAAGGAAGCACCGGCCAGATGGACCGGTCCGCGTACGTCCAGGGCGTCGAGCGTGCGTCCGAGGACGTCGGCCATCCCTTCGACGGACAGGTCCGCCGCGACCGTGGTGGCTCCGACTCCCGCGTGGTGGACGGAGATCACCCGGTGGCGGTCGGCGAGTGCGGCGAACTGCGGCGCGAAGAAGCCCGCTCCTATGTTGAACGGGTGGAGCAGGACGAGCGGGGTGCCCTCGCCCGCCACGAACGCCTCCGCCTGGCCCTCGGACAGCGCCACCAACTGGCGTACGACGGCCGGCTGGTGCTCCTTCAGCACGGCGTGGTTGTCGCTCAGGGGCGTGTGGCCCTCGTGCATGGCGGCCAGGACGTCCTCGGGGAGGGTGTCCGCCGGCCGGTACTCCGCCCGTGCGGGGTGGGCTCGGGTGCCGACCGGAGCCAGTTCCGGCGCGGGTCCGCGTTCCCGCACAGCCGCCACGATGCGCCGTCCGGCCTCCTCCGCCGCCTCGACGCCCAGCCCCACGGGCACCGCGAGGCGCACGACGTCGCCGGGGGCTTTGTCGGGGGCCGGTACCAGGTGCGGGGCCGCCCGGACGCCGGTGTGCAGGTAGAGCCAGGAGAGCCAGCCGGCCGTCCGGTGGCGCGGGTCCCCGGCGGCTCCCAGTCCGGCGGTGTCCAGGAGGACGCAGTGGCCCGCTGCCGGGCCGAGGACCGGCAGACCGGCCTCCTCCAGCCGCTTCCACAGCGCTCGTACCGCCGCCATGCGTGCGGTGACGCCCTCGGCGGCGCGCTCCCGGTCGGCGAGCGCGGCCGCGATGAGGCGGCGGTGGGCGGCGCCGGGTTCGGCGCCGCGCAGCATGACGTCCTCGCGGAGCCGGTCGCCGAGCACGTGGTCGTCGGTGGCGACGAGACCGCCGCAGTCGACGCCGAAGTCCTTGGACAGGCTCATGGTCACGGTGTCGGCCAGGCGCAGGATCTCGTCGGCCACGTCCCAGAGGGGACGGCGCCGGCCTTCCTCGTGGGCCGCGACGAAGGCGGCGTTCTCCAGCAGCCGGGTCGCGTCGAGTACCAGCGGCACCCCGTGTGCCGTCGTGATCTCCTTCACCCGGCGCAGGCCGGCGAGCGAGACGGGGTAACCGCCGGTGGCGTTGGTACTGGTCTCCAGGCACACGAAGGACACCCGGCCGGCGTTCTCGGCCAGCGTCCGGTCGAGTACGCCGGTGTCCGGATCGGCCCGGAAGAGGTGATCGGCGTCCGCTGCGGCCGGCGGGACGGTGAGCGGGGTGAAGCCGTGGTCGAGCTGGCTCATCGCCCAGGTGGGGAAGAGGGCGTTCTGCACGACCAGGCCACGGGGTCCGGGCCAGGCACGGCACAGCAGGGCCTCCGCGGACCTGCCGCGCATGGTCGCGACGGCGTGGGCGAACGGCAGTCCGGCGCCCTTCTCCAGATCCACCGCCGTCCGCCCGTGTCCCGCGGCCCTGTCGCGCAGCGCGTCCATCGCCTCGGTGACGTAGGGGGCGTCGATCTCGGCCCACGAGTCGGTGACGAGGTCGATCTCCACGGCCCCGGGCTCCAGGCGCAGGGGGTTGAAGCCGTGGTCGGCCAGCAGGCGCTCCCTGTCACCCGCCGCACCGGTCAGCGGGCCGGGGCCGGAGTGCGTGGGCGTCCGGGAGGGCCGCGGCACGGCCGCCTCGCAGGCGGCGGCGTCCGGAGTCCCTGCCGTCCCCCGCGCTTCCCCCACCTCGGGGTCGGCGATCATCAGGATGACCTCGGACACGTCCGTCGGGTCGGCGTCCGCGGGCCTGCACAGGTAGATGGGCAGGTTGACCGGCCGGAACTTGTTCTTGAAGCGGAAGTTGCCCTCTCCGGTGAAGACCTCCCGCGAGCGAAGCTCCGCCAGCGCCCGCTCGGTGGCGGGGTCGGCGTTCTCGGAATCGCCGAACCGCACACCGAGGCTCGCGCCGAAGCTGAACAGGGTGCGCCCCTCGGCGACCAGCAGCCCGATGATCCGGACGATGGTGTACTCCAGGCTCCCCCGGGGTGCCGCGCCGGAGTAGAACTCCAGGTCGAGCAGGTAGCCGTCCTCGGACGGGATGCGGGTGACGATCACCGCGTTGTGCAACTCGCCGCCCGCGTAGGTCAGGAACATCCGGTGGCGCTCACCGAGCACGCCACGACCGATCTCGTCCCGCACCGTGGAGACGTACGGGTTGACCATGTCCTTGGTGGCGCACCATCCGTCGATCAGGCCGACGATCCGCAGGTCGGTCGCGGGATCGGAGCCGACCTCGTACTCCTCGGTCCGCGCTCCCACCATCCGCTCGAACTTGTGCACGAGGTGGCGCACGCGCTGCATCCGGGAGCCTTGCAGGGTGAAGCCCGGGAGGTCCTCCAGGCGCTGCACGACGCCGAAGGGCGTCGCGCTGAAAGGACGGTCACCGACCCGCTCCAGGCGGACCATGGACAGCAGGTTGGGCCGCAGACCACGGCGTTCCGCGTGCTCGGTCCATTCGGCGACGAGCCGCGGCAGCTCCTCGCGCGAGCCGACGTAGCTCCAGGCCAGCAGCGAGCCGCCACGCTGGGAGAAGTTGAAGTAGGCGGTGCGGCGCGATCCCAGGAAGATCAGCGGGGCGATGTCGCGACCGGGCAGTCCTCCTTCCTTGGCGTGCCGGCTGTCGATGTCCTCGATGAGGGCGGCGGTGGAGGCGTCGGAGACCAGGTCGCTCTTGCGGAGAACGGCGGGCCCGTCCTCGGGCCGCCCGGCCGGCGGCTCCGCCGCCAGGTCGGTCCCCGGCGGCGACGGAACGTGCTCGGGCTCTCGCGCCAGCGCGGCGGCCGCGCGGGTGCCGTGGGCCTCGCGCAGGTGCTCCGCCAGCCTCCGCACGGTCGGGTGGTCGTACAGCAGCGTCTTGCGCTGGGCTCCGAGCCGCTGTTCGAGGGCGACGACGGACTTGAGCATCTCGAACGAGGTGAAGCCCTGGTCGGTGAAGGGCCGTGCCGGGTCGACCTCCCGGCCGACCGCCTCCGCGAGCACCGCGGTGAGGGCCGGCACGAACCGCTCCCCGTCCTGCCCGCCGGCCGGCGCCACGGGAGTGGTCCGCTCCCGCCGCTCCTCAGGGAGGCTCGGCCCGGACACCGTCACGGGCACGGGCGGAGGCGAGGGCGGGGACGGGGGCGGGGGCGCGTCGTCCGCCAGTTGGTCCACGACGATCCTGGTGAGGCGCTCCACGGTGTCGTGCTCGTAGAGCTCGGCCGCCTTGAGATCCAGACCGTGGACCTCGTTCAGCAGACGCACCAGGTCCATCCGGAAGATCGAGTCCAGGCCCAGTTCCGCGAAGGGCGTGTCGACGCCGATGCCGGATGCCGGGGCGCCCAGGATCTCCGCCAGTCTTCCGGTGATCGTGGCGGCCACCTCCCTGGCGGCGGGAGGCCGGGCGGCCGTGGCGGGGGCCGCCTCGGGTGCGGGCAGCGGCGCGAGGGTGTGCCCCGGCCCGGCGGGTGGGGCGGCGGCCCTGTCCAGGGCCGCCAGCCTCACCTTGCTGCGGCGCGGCGCGGCCTGCGGCTCGGTGGCTCTCCTGAGCGGTTCGATGACGGCCTCCTGGCTCGGGCGGGACGGGGCGGACGGGAACCAGTGACGGGTGTCGGCGAGCGGGAACGCCGGCAGTGGGACGCGGCGGGGCAGCGGGCCGGTCCACAGGCGCTCCCATGCGACGGCGGCGCCGTCGCACCACGCACGGGCCAACGCGTCGAGGTCCCCGTGGTGGGTGGCGGGCGGCGCGTCGGACCGTGCCGTGCCGCGGTGGACGCCGGGCGGGTGCTCCTCCCGGGCCACCGCGCCGAGCGCCCGCACCAGTTCGGGGACGTCCCGGACCACGACGGCGAGCCGCTCGGGCCATTCCTGCCGTCCGGTCTGCAAGGTCCGGGCCACCTCGTCGAGCGTCGGCCCGCGGTCCTCCAGGTGCCGGGCGAGCCGCTCGGCGTACCGGGCCAGCCGGGCGGTGGACGGCGCGGACAGCACCACCAGTCGCGGACCACCGTCGCGCGGCGCGGACGGCCGGGGCGGGGCGGACTCCAGGACGACGTGGGCGTTGGTGCCGCCGAAGCCGAACGAACTCACCCCCGCGATCCGTGCGGCACCGCCTGCGGTACCGGGCGGTATGTCCCACGGAACGGTCCCGGTGTTGATCCGCAGCGGGGTCCCCGCCAGACGGATGTGCGGGTTGAGGCGGTCGAGGTGGAGGCTGGGCGGCAGTGTCCCGTGCTCCATGGAGAGCAGGACCTTGAGCATGCCCGCCATGCCCGCCGCCGCCTCCAGGTGCCCGATGTTGGTCTTGACCGAACCCACCGCGATGTGGGCGGTGTCCGGCAGTTCCTGGCCCCGGTCGGCGTAGAGGGCGGTGAGGGCCCGTTTGAGTCCCTCGATCTCCACCGGGTCACCGAGGCCGGTGCCGGTGCCGTGGGCCTCCACGTACCCCAGCGCGTCGGGGTCGGTGCCCGCCCGCCGGTGCGCCCGGGTCACGACGTGCGCCTGCGCCTCGGGGCTGGGGGCCGTCAGAGAGCTGGACCGGCCGCCGTGCCCCACCGCGGTGCCCGTGACCACACCGTGGACGTGGTCGCCGTCGGCCAGCGCCCGGTGGAGTGGTTTGAGCAGGACGACCCCGCACCCCTCGCCCCGGACATAGCCGTCCGCGGCGGCGTCGAAGGTCTTGCACCGGCCGTCGGCGCTGAGCATCCCCGACCGGTGGAAGGCGGTGAACAGCGCCGGGCTCAGCAGGGCTCCCACCCCTCCCACCAGCGCCTGGTCGCATTCTCCCGAGGCGAGTGCCTGGACCGCCCGGTGAACGGCGACGAGGGAACTCGAGCACGCGGTGTCGACCGCCTCGCTGGGGCCGCGCAGGTCCATCAGGTAGGACACGCGGTTGGCGAGGACGGCGTGGGCCACGCCCGAGGCGGAGTGCGCCTCCACCGGTACCTCGTTCCGGGCGAGCAGATCCGCGTAGTCGGAGGTCGACGTCCCCGCGAAAAGGCCCGTGGCGGTACCCGCCAGTTCCGCGGGCCGGTAGCCCGCGTCCCAGACGGCGTGCCACGACGTCTCCAGGAACAGCCGTTGCTGAGGGTCCATCAACGCCGCCTCGCGGGGCGCGATGCCGAAGAGTCCGGCGTCGAAACGGTCCACGGCGTCCAGGAAGCCTCCCCGGAGGTCCGCGGCGCCGGGGTGCCGGAGCAGATCGGTGCGGTCTGCGGGCACCTCGGTCACCAGGTCCCGGCCCGCCGCCAGGTGCTCCCAGAACGTGGCGGTGTCGGCAGACCCGGGCAAGACACCGGCCATGCCGATCACGGCCACCTCGTACCGCGCCGCCCCGGGCCGTACGCCCGAGGAGAGCGGCCCGGGGGGCCTGTCGGTCGCCTCCGGTCCAGCGGCTCCGGCGGAGTACGGGGACCCGCCGGGCGCAGGCGGCTCGGCGGGTCCGGCCGGTTCGGCTGTTCCGCCCGGTCCGGCCGCGCCGGCTGTTCCGTCCTGCCGAGCGGGAGGCCGGGCGGGTTCCGGGGCGGCCTCCGCCCCCGTCCGCGCACCGGCACGGGAGAGTTCGTCCGCGTGGTGCTCCTGGAGATAGATGGTGAACGACGCCAGGTCAGCGCATTCGAAGAGCACCGTCGGCAGCAGGTCCAGGCCGTAGGTCTCGTTCACCAGGACGATCAGTTCGGTCAGGGTGATCGAGTCGAATCCCAGCTCCAGCAGTTG
Coding sequences within it:
- a CDS encoding LnmK family bifunctional acyltransferase/decarboxylase, with amino-acid sequence MTRHPEADHGVSPAFDVLGSGTVRRRLAVKPAMCGHNSLFLGQVGDWSWEAVGALCDTDVLGARDAAGSPTYLAFHYYRVRGSGDFHLRSLTFGDELTVLSRCFGFGSESVLTLHDITSTTAGGEPPAGVEPDAFYRPPPPATLRVETFNRWIARKEAHSNRELVLSSPPGFRHAHLPRLPDAHSPRLAYGRARRVHTFVEDPDGRYVTVADGFTTRYAVDVTRDLNGVGLVYFAAYFSIVDQAVLRQWHALGRDDRAFLRRRVVDQQLCFLGNADVGTEFEIAVTVRARAADPAEEVVDTVVRVAGTDQLIAVGTQRVLRDLEEGE